The nucleotide sequence TCATAAAACGTTCTTCCGTTACCACCCAACCGGCGGAAAAAGAAGGGAACAATGCATCCCGGTAGGCGGCTCCAAAGCGGGAGGATTTATCATACCGGAGGTTGGCCTGAAGCAGGTATTTGTTTTTATAATCATAGCTCACTCTTCCAAAAAAGGAACGCAGCGCTGTTTCATATGCATTGCCTGAATTATCGCGCAGCAACTGGGAGCCTACATCCAGGTAAGGATAGCCTGACAGCGGGAACCCCTGCCGCGATGCACCTATTGATTCAAAGGACTGGTAGTTTTCTTCATACCCAGCCAGTACTGCAATATCATGCACGGATGCAATCGTTTTTGTATAATTGGCCAGGAACTGCCCGTTGATCACCCGCGTCTCCGACCGGGATTCATTCAGGTCGGTGGTCGGCCGGTTCACAGACAATTGCCGGGCTGGCTGCAAAAAATCATAAAACCTGATCTGCTGTGCATATACTTTGGTCTTGTCAAAATCAAAGCTGGGTGCCACCAATGCTGTAAGGGTCAGGTCTTTTATGGGTTTAAAATTTATGGCCAGGCGTCCCACAACCTGGTTACCCATGGTTTTATTAGATCCGCCTGCGGCGATCTGGGCCATCGGGTTGCGTCCGCCTTTGCCATCCGCAAAGCGGCCATCCGTATAAAAGGCGCCATAAATGGGTGGCAGTATCCGCCCTTCGTAAATGGGATTGCCAAAGCCGGCGGAGTTGATCACATTATCCGTACCGGTCCTTTTATAAGCAATATCCAGGTTGGCCGACAGCTTCTCCGAGATCTGGAGGTCATTGTTGATCCTTACCTGGTAGCGTTCATAATCGTAATTGTCATAAAACGCTTTTGCATTCTGATAACCGATAGAGGCTTTTGTTTTTAATTTTCCCGTGCCAATCGTTAAAACCAGGTCGTGCCGCTGGCGCGGGGCGGCTTTCCGCTGCAGGGTAAGATCCTGCCAATCGGTATTGAACCAGTAATTGGGGTTGGCCGCCACACTGTCCAGGTAACCGTTAATATAAGCATCTGTATATTGTGCCGTGCCGCCGTCGTTAACCGCGCGCTCATTAAAGTATTTTAGATAATCGATCACACCTACAAATTCCGGCAATGCCGTAGGCCGCTGCACACCATACTCATAATTATATTCCAGCTCCGATTGTCCGTTCTTTGCCCGCTTTGTGGTGATCAGCACTACGCCCGCCGCTCCTCTTGAACCATAGATGGCAGCAGAAGAAGCGTCCTTGAGCACCGAAATAGTTTCCACATCCAGCGGGTTCACATTATCGATATTGGATACCGGCACACCATCTACCAGGTACAACGGATCATTATTGCCACTGGTGGTAATGCCGCGGATGCGTATAGCAGCCCCTGCACCCGGCGCCCCGCTGCTGCGGGTAACCGTAACACCCGCCATGCTGCCCTGCAAGGCATCCGAGATCTGTATGGTTTGCCGGCCGGCCACATCGCGGCCGCTGACAGTGGCCACAGCACCTGTCAGGTCTTTTTTCTTTTGGGTACCATAGCCCACCACTACCACCTCTTCAATTTGCCTGGCCAGCGGAGTGAGCAGGACGATGACATGATCCGTTGTGAGCTGTATTGTTTTTGGTGTATAGTTCACTCCGGTAACCTCCAGCTGTGCAGCAGCTTCCGGCAGCTCCAGGGCAAAGGTGCCGTCGGCGGCACTTGTGGTACCCGTTGTGGTACCCGGCACCGTAATGCTGGCCCCGGTCACCGGGCTTTGGGAAGCGCTGTCGGATATGGTTCCGGTTATTTTTTTTGTCTGCGCAACGGCAGCAACACTAAATCCGAACAGACACAATAAAAGCAGCTTTATTTTCATAAACAAACAATTTTTAAATCGTCGGGGAGGGTGTACTAAAACAGCGCAGCAAACTTAACTTTGCCGGAAGGCAACTGCCAAACGATTGGTTGGACAAAGCGGTTTACAAAACTTTGGACAAGATAAACGATTGTTTTTCAATAAATTGAAATTGGAGTAATTTAAGTATGGACAAGGCCACATCAGAACGATTATTTAATTACCTGGATAACTGCTGTCAGGCCATTGCAGCCCGGCAAGGTGATAAAGCCATCAACGAGTGGACCAACAGTGATTATATCCGCCTCTGTGCCGACCTCTACCGCACCACCAACGTTTCCATCAGCGCCAATACCCTCAAACGTATTTTTGGAAAACTGAAAACGCCGGAACGCTATTACCCCCAGAGGGCCACCCGCGATGCCCTGGCACTTTACGCAGGCTTTAAGAACTGGGAGCAGCTGGAGGAAACCTTTCAGGAAAATGAAGAAACCAGTATAGCACAACCAGTGCCGGCAGCTGCGCCTCTCCTCGTTTCACAAGCAGCTCCTTCAGCAATAAAGCAGCGGACCTCCAAACCACGGCTCTGGGGCTGGGGCCTGCTGCTGATCGCCCTGGCGGGCACGCTGTTCTATACCTCTCCCGGAAAAAGCCCGGTAAAGGCAAAACTGGTGTGCAGTAATCCCAATGGGAAAACGCCGCATTCCGCTGTGTTTTCCATTGCCCTGCCGGAAGGTGTCACTACCAATATGCCGCTGCTGATCGATTTCGGCGACGGGGAACGCCCCAAACCCATAACCCCGGGTGCACAGCTATCGCATTATTATAAAATACCCGGCCGGTATTATGCCGTTTTAAAATCCGGAGACCGGGCGCTTGATACCAGTGTGGTTTATTTGCAGACCAACGGCTGGACCGCCACTGCCCGCACCCCCCGGGACACTATCTGGGTATACCCTATTGACACCGGTATCCTGCGCGCCGCCAATGCTTTATTTGTAACCACTCCGCAGCTGTACCGCGCAGGCATCGACACCAGTCATACGTTTTTTATCGATTTTGTAAATACCACAGCGTTCCCGGTGGATGCGGATAATTTTGAGCTGAGTGTCCGGTTAAAAACCTCGGATGACCGGCCGGGAGTGCGTTGTTCTCCTCTCTATGTAAATGTGTATGGAGAACGGACCTCCCACTATTTTAATATTCATCGTTCCGGTTGCGAGGCCTGGATAGAAGCAGGCTTTTCCGAGTGGGCAGCCCACAGCACCTCTGAAGACATCAAAGCATTTACAGCCGACCTCAGCAACGGCGGAAAATTTACGTTACGGGTAGCGCATAAAAACATTACTTTTTTTATCAATGATAAAGCACTGTTTACAACTTCCTACAAAATCCCCGTCGGCAATATCTATGGGCTTCGCTTTTCATTCGCAGGTATTGGTGCTGTTTATGAAGCCACATTGAAAGATCTGCTGAAAGATACGACGCTGCCGCTTTTTACGGGGAGAAAACAGGAATAAGGCACAGGCCGGTATTGCTGTTATATTTTCTTTTGCACCACTGCCAGGCGTTTTCGCCAGCCGGCTACCTGTGCATCTTCATACAGTGGCAGGCCCTTATTCCCTAAGAGCCCCAATGCCTTTGCCAATGAGCGGTTCAGCCCAGCCGATTTTTTATTGTTCCCGGACCAGGTTTGCACTTCTTCTTTTACTTTGTTTTCATAAGCCGCTATGGCCTGGCTGATAATGGCCTTTTCCTTTTTATATTCTTTTTGTTTCCGGAAGATGATCATCAGCCGGTTATACGGCGCTGCAAACAGCGGCTGTTTTTGCAGCACCTGCCCGTATGCCTTTACCGCCGCTCCGGTATCGCCCGCTGCTTCGTGGCGCCTTCCTTCCTGGTAGATTTCCTTTGCAGCTATCACCTGCTTTTTTATTGCCATTTCCTAATCGTTTAATTTGATCCACGCGGGCGCATGATCACTTGCCTTGTCCCAGCCCCTTACCCGTTTATCCACGCCGCCGGCCGAAAGACGTTTTACCAGTTGCGGGCTCAGTAAAAAATGATCCAGCCGCAATCCGGCATCGCGCTCGTACGCCTTATAAAGATAATCCCAGAAGGTGTAGATGCGCCGATCCGGATACAGATAGCGGAGTGCATCCGTCCATCCCTGGCTGATCAGGCTTTTATAGGCCCGTCTGGGTTCCGGCATAAAAAGGGCATTCTTCCGCCAGTGCTCCGGTTTGTATACATCCGGCTCCTCAGGTATCACATTATAATCGCCGGCTAACACTACCGGTATGTTTTCGGACATCAGGTATTTTGCATGCTTTTTTAAGCGCCCAAACCATTTCATTTTATAATCAAATTTTTCACCAGGTGCCGGATTTCCATTGGGCAGATAAATACAACCGATAACCATTTGCCCGGCGATGACCTCCAGGTAGCGGCTGTGCGTATCTCCCCTGCCACCGGGCAGCTTTGTACGCAGCACCTGCATCGGTATTCCTTTTGAAAGGATGGCCACTCCGTTCCAGCTTTTCTGCCCGCTCCACACAGCCCCGTAGCCCAGGCGTTCGAGCTCTTTCTCCGGGAATTTTTCCTGAACCGCCTTCAGCTCCTGCAGGCATACAATATCCGGCCCTGCCATCTGAAGCCATTTCTTCAGCACCGGCAGCCGCCCGTTAATGCCATTGATATTGAAGGTTGCTATTTTCATAACCACCAACCGCAAAGGTTTTAAGACGTTCTTTGTTCCTGTTCCGGAGCACCAATTAAATGAACAAATAATATGCCTGTGCAGGGAAACTTCGTGGCCTGATACCTTCATAACACCCTGTCCTGAAAAAAAGTCCCGGCAGGCCTGATGCTGCCGGGACAAACCATGCTGTTTTTCTGCCGGGAATAACAGGCCGGTTTAAAAATAAAATACGCCGCTTACTCCTATTACCCGGTTCTGATTGTTTTTATTGGCGTTGTTATTATTGCTTCCTCCCGGTATCGTATTGGTAAGGCCGATACCATATTGCGCATGGATACCGAAGCTGCCAAAGTCAACACCGCCGATAGCGTTTATACCAAAATCGAACCGCTTCATATCGCCGGAGCCTACCGTTCCGTTCCTGTCGTCCCCGTCTGTAGGATTATCGTTGCCCCAATGGATGTTTTCGGAAGTGGATGTGGTAACACCACCGCTCACCACTTCTGATTTTATTTTTCCACCTAGTCCTACAGCAGCATATGGTCCGGCACCGATATAGGCTTTTATCTTTTCGTTGATGGGTAACATCACATCGATATTAACAGGTAATTCCAGGTAAAGCGGATTCACTTTAAAGGAGGACTTTACTCCGCCGTCATCGTCTGTTATTTTAATCCCTTTTGACTGAAAATCGAGTCCCGATCTTAACTCAAATGTGGAACCCAGCGGAACGGCGGCGACAAACCCCGCATTAAAGGTATTGAAGCGTTTACTCGCATCCAGGTTGCCTTCGCGTGAGTTGGTAATATTGGCAGAATTCCATCCTGCTTTTATTCCCAGTTTTGTTTTTGCAAAATCCTGCGCATTTACAGTTCCTGCAATAATAAAAGCTGCTAACAAAGTCAATAAACGTTTTTGTCTCATAGATTTAATTTTTATAAGGGTTAATTTTTACGATGATCTTCTAATTCTTAAAAAAAGCGTGCCAAACACGCAAACAAAACAATCCTTTTAACAAACCCAAATGGTTTTCAGTATCTTAAAAAACAGCAGTAATCCGGACATAGAAATTAAAAAGCAGCGCGCCTGCAAAAAATGCAACAATAAATACCGTTTGTTTACCGGGTGTCAGCAGCATTTCATCTGCATTATAATACACATCAAATGACTAAATTTGATGGTTCCCTGTACGATATCGTGCGTATAGGGACAACGGCGATAAAAAAATGCCTTTGCGCATAAAAATACTCGGCAGTATGGACCACAGGCTAAAATACCGGCAGCTACAACATGCAAACAACAATTAATAATGCCCCCGATCATTTAAAGGAATATATTATACCGGTCGCTAATATCGATACGATCGGTTATTTCCGGCAACATGCAGCATGGGCCGGTGCTTTGATGTGGAAGGCCCAGCTGGGCTATGGGAACAATACAAAGTTCCGGATCTACTATTCAGGACAAAAAGAAGCGGATGGCTTTATTACAACCGTTGCCTCTGCACCGCTGATCGTATGGGCGCAGCCGGTGAACAGCACCGGCAGGATCGTCCTGTTTGATGAACGGATCCATGGGTTTTCAGCGTTGCTGGTGGAAAAAAGAACATTCAGTGATCCTCTATCCCAAAAATATACCATCAATGATCCGGGCGATGTCTTTGAAGTATACCTGTGGACCAATACAAGCATTGATTTTGAAGACGAATTCGAAGTAGGAGCAGATGGAAAAACAGCGCTATTGGATGGCTCCCGTAAAAGCCTGGATTACCTGAAACGCAATGCGTACGACTATACCGGCATTCTTTTAAAAAGTTCCGGTGGCACCTGCATCAGGATCATCGATATGGAACTGGCATAAAATACGCCTACAGCCTCAAACATGAAAACACGACAATACCGGACGCATGGATTTATGAGGTACAAGATTTACTGTGCGGCATCGCACAATATTTTGTCCGTTTACGGACAGGAAGCACATTATACGTATCACAATTAATTAATGATCAATTAAATACAAAACTGGCACAAGCATTGAGCCGGATACGGAAGGAAACCGGGGCAGCCGCTCCCGGTTATTGATGAATACCGGAATACTATGATAAAAAACTATCTTAAAACCGCCTGGAGAAGTTTATGGAAAAATAAATCCTTCTCGCTGCTGAACATCCTGGGATTGTCTGTAGGTATCGCTGCCACAGGGCTTCTTTTTTTATGGGTGCAAAAAGAACTTTCGATCGACCGGGAATACACATATGCAGACCGGCTTTACCAGGTATACAACAGGGATCTTAACCAGGGAGCACCCTACACTTTCTCTTCCACCCCCAATCCGATGGGGCCGGTATTGAAAACGGATTACCCGGAGATCGAAGACGTTACAAGAACCTCCGAGAACAGTTTTTTTATCGCCAACGGGGAACGACGGTTCAAAACAGATGGCATGTTTGTGGATGAGGGCTTTATTTCCATGTTCGGGTTCCCGGTAATTGCGGGCGATAAAAGCGGCAACTTAAAAACACCGGGGGACATCTTTATCACCGAATCCTTTGCCCGGAAATTATATGGCAGCGAAGACGCAATGGGCCGCATGCTTACGCTGAATGATACCAATGTTTTAAAAGTAGCCGCGGTATTAAAAGACCCATTACCAACGACACGGTTTCAGTTTGAATTTCTGCTGCCCTGGGCGGCCTACGATAAGTTATTCGGACCCTATACCAGCTGGACCGGCAATAATGTAAAAACCTATATCCTTTTAAAGAAGCAAGCCGACCCGGATGTGGTGGCTGATAAAATAAAACACATTACGGCTGCGCATACCGCGCAGGACAACAGCACCAGGAACCTGACCCAGTTCCTGCATCCGGCCCGGTTATGGCATTTGTACAGCAAGAGTGAGAACGGACAGCTGACCGATGGCGCTATCAGCAAGGTGCGTATTTTTATGGCAGTAGGTATTTTGATGGTCGTTATTGCCTGCATCAATTTTGTGAACTTAACCACTGCAAGAACGGAACGCAAGGCCCGGGAAGTAGGTGTACGTAAGGTTGCCGGTGCAAGAAGGTATGGATTGATCCTGCAATTTATCAGTGAGAGCCTCCTGCTTTCACTGCTTTCG is from Niabella beijingensis and encodes:
- a CDS encoding SusC/RagA family TonB-linked outer membrane protein; translation: MKIKLLLLCLFGFSVAAVAQTKKITGTISDSASQSPVTGASITVPGTTTGTTSAADGTFALELPEAAAQLEVTGVNYTPKTIQLTTDHVIVLLTPLARQIEEVVVVGYGTQKKKDLTGAVATVSGRDVAGRQTIQISDALQGSMAGVTVTRSSGAPGAGAAIRIRGITTSGNNDPLYLVDGVPVSNIDNVNPLDVETISVLKDASSAAIYGSRGAAGVVLITTKRAKNGQSELEYNYEYGVQRPTALPEFVGVIDYLKYFNERAVNDGGTAQYTDAYINGYLDSVAANPNYWFNTDWQDLTLQRKAAPRQRHDLVLTIGTGKLKTKASIGYQNAKAFYDNYDYERYQVRINNDLQISEKLSANLDIAYKRTGTDNVINSAGFGNPIYEGRILPPIYGAFYTDGRFADGKGGRNPMAQIAAGGSNKTMGNQVVGRLAINFKPIKDLTLTALVAPSFDFDKTKVYAQQIRFYDFLQPARQLSVNRPTTDLNESRSETRVINGQFLANYTKTIASVHDIAVLAGYEENYQSFESIGASRQGFPLSGYPYLDVGSQLLRDNSGNAYETALRSFFGRVSYDYKNKYLLQANLRYDKSSRFGAAYRDALFPSFSAGWVVTEERFMKDIGWLSFLKIRGALGEVGNERIGNYPYQANLSPSTALFYQGATVVPLSGYAQVVFNIPDITWETTRTAGIGVDMAFLQNRLNVTADYFSKKTRNILLTRDIPNYVGYADPTDNLGVIGAKGWELELGWRDHIGQLNYTVSANVSDAKTKVIGISNTGALGSTVNIVGEEFNAWYGYRSLGIFQTADEVAASAKFINSKPGDIKYQDMNGDNLIASNADRVILGGSLPRYQYGGNIRMDYKGIDFSLVVQGVGKKLSLMPFEQVQPFAEDFGNMPAALPGRFWSTGNTAEQNNAARFPRLSRASNANNYAVSDFWLVSGAYFRMKNITIGYTLQPSFLKKAGIKSLRFYAAANDLFTIDQFPAYIDADPEAGNFGYPIVRTFMGGAVIRF
- a CDS encoding porin family protein, which translates into the protein MRQKRLLTLLAAFIIAGTVNAQDFAKTKLGIKAGWNSANITNSREGNLDASKRFNTFNAGFVAAVPLGSTFELRSGLDFQSKGIKITDDDGGVKSSFKVNPLYLELPVNIDVMLPINEKIKAYIGAGPYAAVGLGGKIKSEVVSGGVTTSTSENIHWGNDNPTDGDDRNGTVGSGDMKRFDFGINAIGGVDFGSFGIHAQYGIGLTNTIPGGSNNNNANKNNQNRVIGVSGVFYF
- the xth gene encoding exodeoxyribonuclease III; the encoded protein is MKIATFNINGINGRLPVLKKWLQMAGPDIVCLQELKAVQEKFPEKELERLGYGAVWSGQKSWNGVAILSKGIPMQVLRTKLPGGRGDTHSRYLEVIAGQMVIGCIYLPNGNPAPGEKFDYKMKWFGRLKKHAKYLMSENIPVVLAGDYNVIPEEPDVYKPEHWRKNALFMPEPRRAYKSLISQGWTDALRYLYPDRRIYTFWDYLYKAYERDAGLRLDHFLLSPQLVKRLSAGGVDKRVRGWDKASDHAPAWIKLND